In Streptomyces sp. HUAS ZL42, the DNA window GGCACCGGCCAGACGGGCAGCTTCCCGAGCCCCACTCACCAGCAGGAGCTTTAGTTGAGCCAGATGAGCCAGGCGGCACAGAACCTCAACTGGTTGATCACCAACTTCGTGGACAACACGCCCGGTGTCTCCCACACCGTCGTCGTGTCCGCCGACGGTCTCCTTCTGGCGATGTCCGAAGGCTTCCCCCGCGACCGTGCGGACCAGCTCGCGGCCGTCGCGTCCGGGCTCACCTCGCTGACCGCCGGGGCCTCCCGGATCTTCGAGGGCGGCAACGTGGCGCAGACGGTCGTCGAGATGGAGCGCGGGTTCCTCTTCCTGATGTCCGTCTCGGACGGCTCGTCCCTGGCCGTCCTCGCGCACCCGGAGTGCGACATCGGCCTCGTCGGCTACGAGATGGCGCTGCTGGTCGACCGCGCGGGCGCCGTGCTCACGCCGGACCTGCGCGCCGAGCTCCAAGGCAGTCTGCTTCACTAAAGCCCCCCGGATCCACCCGCCTCACCAAATCACCGTCCGGCCGCCACAATCCCCCCACCGGCCTCGTCAGACGGCACGACTGACCGATTGCTGTCCCGCCCGGAGGATTCATGACCCCGCCCACCGCCTCTCATGATCCGTACGCGGAGCCGTACGGGGACGAGGGCGACCAGCCGCTGGTACGTCCGTACGCGATGACCGGCGGGCGGACCCGGCCGCGCTACCAGCTCGCCATCGAGGCCCTGATCAGCACCACGGCAGACCCGGCAGCCCTCATGGGGCTGCTTCCGGAGCACCAGCGGATCTGCCACCTGTGCCGCGAGGTGAAGTCGGTCGCCGAGGTGTCCGCGCTCCTGGCCATGCCGCTCGGTGTGGCCCGGATCCTCGTCGCCGACCTCGCCGAGGCCGGCCTGGTCGCCATCCACCAGCCGGGCGGCGACGAGAACAACGGCGGCGCTCCGGATGTGACGCTGCTCGAAAGGGTGCTCAGTGGACTTCGCAAGCTCTGAACCGGGCCGGGCCACCACTTCCGCGAAGATCGTGGTGGCTGGCGGCTTCGGCGTGGGCAAGACCACGTTCGTCGGCGCCGTCTCGGAGATCAACCCGCTGCGCACGGAGGCCGTCATGACGTCCGCCAGCGCGGGCATCGACGATCTCACCCACACCGGGGACAAGACCACCACCACGGTGGCCATGGACTTCGGCCGTATCACCCTGGACCAGGACCTGATCCTGTACCTGTTCGGTACGCCGGGCCAGGACCGCTTCTGGTTCATGTGGGACGACCTGGTGCGCGGCGCCATCGGCGCGGTGGTCCTGGTGGACACCCGCCGTCTCGCCGACTGCTTCCCCGCGGTCGACTATTTCGAGAACAGCGGTCTGCCGTTCGTCGTGGCCCTCAACGGCTTCGACGGACAGCAGCCCTACCAGCCCGAGGAGGTCCGCGAGGCCCTTCAGATCGGGCCGGACACCCCGATCATCACGACGGACGCCCGGCACCGCGCGGATGCCAAGAGCGCGCTGATCACGCTGGTGGAGCACGCGCTCATGGCACGGCTGCGGTAGCACTCAAGTCGTCTGCGCAATACGGCAGTTGTCGTAGATGTACCGGAGCCGGCTGTGGCCTTTGACACGGTCGGCTCCGGTGTTCATAACGTTTCGGCAGAGGAATCGGGTGGTACGGCCACGCGTCGCGGTCATCCGGTGTCGCTGCGCGTACGAAGGCCCCGCCTTTTGGCGGGGCTCGCTCTTTATGACCGTTTTATCTGGGGTTTACATCACACGGAATCGGCGCTTCCCACTGTTTGGCCGAGTGCAGGATGACGTGCTGGAATGCCTGAACTGCCCAATAGTCAATGACGTACTTGTGGTCGATGGCTGACCGGGCTCTGAGACAGCGGCACGACGAAGGTGCCGACCGCCGAGAGGTTGTTGGTCGAGTGAGGCGAAGCAAGAAAAGTCCCGAGCCGGCGGCCCGGGGCAACTTCACCCCGCCGCCGCGCGGAGCGGCGCCCGCCCCCGTGCCCGGCTCGGAGCCGACGGCCGCACCCGCTCCGAGCGGCGGCCGTTTCTCCCCGCGCAACTGGCGCGTGCCGACCCGGCTGAACGCGATCCTGCTCATACCCGTGCTCGTCGGCCTCGTCATGGGCGGCTTCCAGGTGAAGAGCTCGATCGACACCTGGCAGGAAGCCGAGGACGCGGAGAACACCGCCGTCCTGGTGCGCGCCGCCCTCACCTACAGCAACGCGCTGCTGGTCGAGCGTGACACGACCGCCGCGCCGCTGCTCCAGGGCAAGGGCGAGGACGACGAGACCGTCGTCGCGGCGCGCAAGGCGACCGACGAGGCCGCCGACGCCTTCGACAAGGCCGCCCAGAACATGCCGGACCTGCCCAACCTGGAGCGCCGCCTCGCCCGCTTCCGCGAGGTGGAGCCGGACCTGCAGAAGCTCCGCGCGGCCGCCTACACCGACAAGCTCCCCGGCGTGAAGACCGAAGAGGGTTACGTCGGGGTCGAGCACAAGCTCCTCGAGTTCTCCAACGAGCTCGGCCTGGGTACCGGAAACATCACCAGCTACGGCCGCACCGTCTACGCCGTCTCGCTCGGCAAGGGCGCGCTCTCCCTGGAGCGCTCCATCGGCATGCACCTGCTGATCAAGCCGGGCACCAGCGAGTCCAGTCTGGCCACACAGCGCGTCGCCCTGTCCTCGTACGCCTACCTAGAGGGCATCGCCATCCAGGAGTACCAGAGCGGCGGCACCGCGCAGGACATCGCCAAGCTGAACGCGGCCCAGACGAAGATCCAGTCCGACGGCGCCGAGATGGTCAAGCAGGCCAAGGCCAAGAACCCGGACTACGTGGCGCCGCCGTCCGACCCGACCGACATGGTCAGGGCCATCTCGACCCTGCAGACCACGGACGCCGGTGAGCGCGCCAAGCTCGCGGAGAAGGGCATCACCGCCGAGAACTGGTGGGCGATGACCACCCTGAAGTTCGACGCGTACCGCAACATCGAGTCGGACCTGGCCAACACCGCGGTGAACGAGGCGTCGAGCATCGCCGACGCCGCCAAGCGCGACGCCTTCATCACCGGTGCCGCCGTCGTGGTCGCCCTGCTCCTCGCGTTCATTCTGGCCGGTGCCGTGGCCCGCCAGATGTCCCGCGCGATGCGCCAGCTGCGCAACGCCGCCTTCGGCATCGCCGAGCAGCGCCTGCCGATGCTGGTCGACCAGCTCTCGCGCACCGACCCCGGACGGGTCGACACCCGCGTCGCCCCGATCCCGATCAACACCAAGGACGAGATCGGCGAGGTCGCCCGCGCCTTCGACCAGGTCCACCGCGAGGCGGTCCGGCTCGCCTCCGAGCAGGCCCTGCTGCGGGGCAACATCAACGCGATCTTCACCAACCTCTCGCGTCGCAACCAGTCGCTGATCGAGGGCCAGCTGACACTGATCACCGACCTGGAGAACAACGAGGCCGACCCGGACCAGCTGGAGAACCTCTTCCGCCTGGACCACCTCGCGACCCGTATGCGCCGCAACGGCGAGAACCTCCTGGTCCTCGCGGGCGAGGAGCCCGGCCGCCGCTGGGACCAGCCGGTCCCGCTGGTCGACGTGCTGCGCGCGGCCTCCTCCGAGGTGGAGCAGTACGAGCGCATCGAGCTCTCCGGCGTCCCCGAGGCCGAGATCCACGGCCGCGCCGTGACCGACCTCGTGCACCTGCTGGCCGAGCTCCTGGAGAACGCCACCACGTTCTCCTCGCCGCAGACCAAGGTCCGCGTCACCGCGACCCGTCTCCCCGACGGCCGCATCATGATCGAGATCCACGACAAGGGCATCGGTCTGACGGCCGAGGACTTCGCGGACATCAACCACAAGCTGGCCAACCCGCCGACCGTGGACGCCGCGATCTCCCAGCGCATGGGCCTGTTCGTGGTCGGCCGGCTGTCCGACCGGCACGGCATCCGCGTCCAGCTGCGCCCCTCGGGCGAGCAGGCCGGCACCACCTCGCTGGTCATGCTGCCGGACGCGATCACGCACGGCGGTGGCGGCGAACCGGCCATGGCCGGCGACGAGTTCACCGTCTCGCAGATCATCCCCGAGCAGCAGTACCAGGGCGAGGACTTCAACCAGCCCATGCGTACGGCCGCGGAGCTCGGCTTCGACGACAGCCGCTACGCCGACGTCCCGGACGACATCAGGGAGCTCGACCCCGTGGGCCGCTCACTGCTGCGCGAGGAGCGCCGCGCCCAGCTCGAGGCCCAGACGCACAACCCGCAGCTTCCTGCGCAGGCCCCCGAAACACCGGCCTACACCGGCGAGTTCGAGGCGCAGCCCGCCTACGACAACGGCCAGGGCGGCTATCCGGAACAGCCCGCCGCGTACGACCGGCAGACGGCGTACGAGGAGCCGCGGCAGCCGTCGTACGAGGACCCGTACTTCGCGCCGAACGGCGCCGCGCCCCAGAGCGACACCTTCTCCCCGAACGGTGGCGAGTCCTTCTCGTCGAACGGCGGCTACCCGGAACCGTCGTATGCGGAGCCGGCTCAGGAGGAGCCCGCGCCCGTGCAGGCCTCCGCCCAGGAGAGCTACGCGGCGTACGACGAGCAGCGCTACCAGGACGACTGGCCGCAGCAGAACGGCTACCAGAACGGCTACCCGGACCAGTACGCTCCGCAAGCGGAATCCACGCAGGACCCTGACGCAATCGAGCAGGACCGCGTAGGCTTCGACCGTCCGGGACCGGCCCCCTCCGCCGTCCACGAGCTGACCGACGCCGGGCTTCCCCGCCGCGGATCCATCGCGAGCGGTTCGAACGGCGCACGGCCCGTGCACCAGGAAGCGCCGGCCTCCTCCAAGACCGCGGAGAGCAACGGCGACGGCGGCTTCTGGCGCTCGGCGAACGACGAGCGCTGGCAGCAGGCGTCGCAGCTCCGCAAGCCCAAGGCGGGTGGGGTCACCTCCTCCGGCCTGCCGCGGCGGGTTCCCAAGGCCAACCTGGTCGAGGGCGCCGCCGAGAGCACCCCTCAGGGAGGCCCACAGGTCTCCCGCGCCCCGGAGGACGTCCGAGGCAGGCTGAGCAACCTGCGTCGCGGGGTCCAACGCGGCCGCAACGCAGGCAGTGAAACGAACGGCCAGGGCTTCGGCCCTGACAGCACCTACAACCAGGAGCGTTAGTGTGAGCCCGATGAGCCAGGCGGCACAGAACCTGAACTGGTTGATCACCAACTTCGTGGACAACACCCCGGGGGTGTCCCACACGGTGGTGGTCTCCGCCGACGGACTCCTTCTGGCGATGTCCGAAGGCTTCCCCCGCGACCGCGCCGACCAGCTCGCGGCCGTCGCCTCCGGTCTGACGTCACTGACGGCAGGCGCCTCCCGGATCTTCGAAGGGGGCGCTGTGAACCAGACGGTTGTGGAGATGGAGCGGGGATTCCTGTTCATCATGTCCGTATCCGACGGTTCGTCACTCGCTGTTCTCGCACACCCCGAGGCGGACATCGGCCTCATCGGGTACGAGATGGCCCTTCTGGTGGACCGAGCCGGTTCGGTCCTGACGCCCGATCTTCGCGCGGAGCTCCAAGGGAGCCTTCTCAACTAACAAACGGACGGTGCGTTTTGGCGTCCCGGGGCCGTAAGGTTTCGGGACGCGGCTTCCACAGCGATGGGTGCCAGCACAGTCGGAGGAGGAGAGAAAGTGGCAACACCCCCAGGCGGTTCGTCTGGCAACTGGTCGTACGGCCCCGGCCAGGGCCAGGGCGACGGTGCGCAGCACGCGAACCGTTACAACTTCCCCTCCGCCCCGAGCCACCGGCAGCAGCCGTACGCGCCCCAGGGTCCGCAGGGCCCCGGGCCGTCGCCGTACGACCAGCCGCCCGCTCCGCGCATCCAGCCCGTGCAGCCGCAGCGCCGCAGCCCCGAGCCGTCGCCCGCCGGGGGGTCGCACAACCCCCTGGTGCGTCCGTACGCCATGACCGGCGGCCGGACCCGCCCGCGCTACCAGCTCGCCATCGAGGCGCTGGTGCACACCACCGCGCAGCCGCACCAGATGCAGGGCCAGCTGCCCGAGCATCAGCGGATCTGCAACCTCTGCCGTGAGATCAAGTCGGTAGCCGAAATCTCCGCGCTTCTGACGATCCCCCTCGGCGTGGCCAGGATCCTCGTCGCCGACTTGGCGGAGGCGGGACTGGTCGCCATCCATCAGCCCGGCGGCGACGAGAACGCCGGCGGCCAGCCAGACGTGACACTGCTCGAAAGGGTGCTCAGTGGACTTCGCAAGCTCTAGCGGCGGTCCTTCCCGCTCCACCACCTCCGCGAAGATCGTGGTGGCGGGCGGCTTCGGCGTGGGCAAGACCACGTTCGTCGGCGCCGTCTCGGAGATCAACCCGCTGCGCACAGAGGCCGTCATGACGTCCGCTTCGGCAGGCATCGACGACCTCACCCACACCGGAGACAAGACCACCACCACGGTGGCCATGGACTTCGGCCGTATCACCCTGGACCAGGACCTGATCCTGTACCTGTTCGGTACGCCCGGCCAGGACCGCTTCTGGTTCATGTGGGACGACCTGGTGCGCGGCGCCATCGGCGCCATCGTCCTGGTCGACACCCGCCGTCTCGCCGACTGCTTCCCCGCGGTCGACTACTTCGAGAACAGCGGCCTCCCCTTCGTCATCGCGCTCAACGGCTTCGACGGCAACCAGCCGTACAACCCGGACGAGGTGCGCGAGGCCCTGCAGATCGGCCCGGACACCCCCATCATCACGACGGACGCCCGCCACCGCGCGGACGCGAAGTCGGCGCTCATCACGCTCGTGGAACACGCACTGATGGCGCGGCTGCGGTAGACCGACGCACGCACAGGTGGGCGGCCCTCCCCGACTCGGGAAGGGCCGCCCACCTGTTTTCACCTCCGGACGGGCACACGTGAAGGGGCCCCTCTCTGCAGAGAGGGGCCCCTTCACGACATGGGCGCGTGACTACGGCGGCGCGGCTCACCCGTGCCAGCTGTGCGGAGCGCGGAAGCCCGGCTCGCGCTCCAGGCGGCGCCAGCCCGCCTTTGCGCGGCCGCGGTGCGCCGGGGTCGGCTCGGACGTACGGGCGGCGGCGCGGGCCAGGAGGATCGCCGTGATGGCGGCGACT includes these proteins:
- a CDS encoding DUF742 domain-containing protein, with protein sequence MATPPGGSSGNWSYGPGQGQGDGAQHANRYNFPSAPSHRQQPYAPQGPQGPGPSPYDQPPAPRIQPVQPQRRSPEPSPAGGSHNPLVRPYAMTGGRTRPRYQLAIEALVHTTAQPHQMQGQLPEHQRICNLCREIKSVAEISALLTIPLGVARILVADLAEAGLVAIHQPGGDENAGGQPDVTLLERVLSGLRKL
- a CDS encoding roadblock/LC7 domain-containing protein; translation: MSQAAQNLNWLITNFVDNTPGVSHTVVVSADGLLLAMSEGFPRDRADQLAAVASGLTSLTAGASRIFEGGAVNQTVVEMERGFLFIMSVSDGSSLAVLAHPEADIGLIGYEMALLVDRAGSVLTPDLRAELQGSLLN
- a CDS encoding DUF742 domain-containing protein, producing MTPPTASHDPYAEPYGDEGDQPLVRPYAMTGGRTRPRYQLAIEALISTTADPAALMGLLPEHQRICHLCREVKSVAEVSALLAMPLGVARILVADLAEAGLVAIHQPGGDENNGGAPDVTLLERVLSGLRKL
- a CDS encoding nitrate- and nitrite sensing domain-containing protein, producing the protein MRRSKKSPEPAARGNFTPPPRGAAPAPVPGSEPTAAPAPSGGRFSPRNWRVPTRLNAILLIPVLVGLVMGGFQVKSSIDTWQEAEDAENTAVLVRAALTYSNALLVERDTTAAPLLQGKGEDDETVVAARKATDEAADAFDKAAQNMPDLPNLERRLARFREVEPDLQKLRAAAYTDKLPGVKTEEGYVGVEHKLLEFSNELGLGTGNITSYGRTVYAVSLGKGALSLERSIGMHLLIKPGTSESSLATQRVALSSYAYLEGIAIQEYQSGGTAQDIAKLNAAQTKIQSDGAEMVKQAKAKNPDYVAPPSDPTDMVRAISTLQTTDAGERAKLAEKGITAENWWAMTTLKFDAYRNIESDLANTAVNEASSIADAAKRDAFITGAAVVVALLLAFILAGAVARQMSRAMRQLRNAAFGIAEQRLPMLVDQLSRTDPGRVDTRVAPIPINTKDEIGEVARAFDQVHREAVRLASEQALLRGNINAIFTNLSRRNQSLIEGQLTLITDLENNEADPDQLENLFRLDHLATRMRRNGENLLVLAGEEPGRRWDQPVPLVDVLRAASSEVEQYERIELSGVPEAEIHGRAVTDLVHLLAELLENATTFSSPQTKVRVTATRLPDGRIMIEIHDKGIGLTAEDFADINHKLANPPTVDAAISQRMGLFVVGRLSDRHGIRVQLRPSGEQAGTTSLVMLPDAITHGGGGEPAMAGDEFTVSQIIPEQQYQGEDFNQPMRTAAELGFDDSRYADVPDDIRELDPVGRSLLREERRAQLEAQTHNPQLPAQAPETPAYTGEFEAQPAYDNGQGGYPEQPAAYDRQTAYEEPRQPSYEDPYFAPNGAAPQSDTFSPNGGESFSSNGGYPEPSYAEPAQEEPAPVQASAQESYAAYDEQRYQDDWPQQNGYQNGYPDQYAPQAESTQDPDAIEQDRVGFDRPGPAPSAVHELTDAGLPRRGSIASGSNGARPVHQEAPASSKTAESNGDGGFWRSANDERWQQASQLRKPKAGGVTSSGLPRRVPKANLVEGAAESTPQGGPQVSRAPEDVRGRLSNLRRGVQRGRNAGSETNGQGFGPDSTYNQER
- a CDS encoding roadblock/LC7 domain-containing protein encodes the protein MSQAAQNLNWLITNFVDNTPGVSHTVVVSADGLLLAMSEGFPRDRADQLAAVASGLTSLTAGASRIFEGGNVAQTVVEMERGFLFLMSVSDGSSLAVLAHPECDIGLVGYEMALLVDRAGAVLTPDLRAELQGSLLH
- a CDS encoding ATP/GTP-binding protein, which produces MDFASSSGGPSRSTTSAKIVVAGGFGVGKTTFVGAVSEINPLRTEAVMTSASAGIDDLTHTGDKTTTTVAMDFGRITLDQDLILYLFGTPGQDRFWFMWDDLVRGAIGAIVLVDTRRLADCFPAVDYFENSGLPFVIALNGFDGNQPYNPDEVREALQIGPDTPIITTDARHRADAKSALITLVEHALMARLR
- a CDS encoding acyl-CoA carboxylase subunit epsilon, translating into MDTPDIRVEKGHAEPEEVAAITAILLARAAARTSEPTPAHRGRAKAGWRRLEREPGFRAPHSWHG
- a CDS encoding ATP/GTP-binding protein; this encodes MDFASSEPGRATTSAKIVVAGGFGVGKTTFVGAVSEINPLRTEAVMTSASAGIDDLTHTGDKTTTTVAMDFGRITLDQDLILYLFGTPGQDRFWFMWDDLVRGAIGAVVLVDTRRLADCFPAVDYFENSGLPFVVALNGFDGQQPYQPEEVREALQIGPDTPIITTDARHRADAKSALITLVEHALMARLR